GTTGATGGCCACGCTCTTGCCGGAGCCGGTGGAGCCGGCGATGAGCAGGTGCGGCATGGAGGCGAGGTCGGCGACCACGATGCGGCCGTTGATGTCCTTGCCGAGGGAAATCGTCAGTTTGGATTTGTTGCCAAGAAACTCCTGCGATTCGACACACTCGCGCAGCCAGATGGTCTCGCGCTCGCGGTTGGGGACTTGAATGCCGACGGTGGACTTGCCGGCCATGCGCTCGATGAGGATGCTTTCGGCGCGCAGGGCGAGACAGAGGTCGTCACAAAGGCTGGTGATGCGGCTGTACTTGATGCCGGCCTCGGGCTTGAGCTCGAAGGTGGTGACCACGGGGCCGGGGTTGATCTGGGTCACCGAGCCGTGCACTTCGAACTCGGAACACTTGGCGGTGAGCACGGTGGCCAGCGTCTTGAGCTCATCTTCGTGGATCGTTGCCTGCTCGTCGGGACGATGCAGCAAGGCGCTGGACGGGAGCTTGAAGCCGCCGGCGATGCGCGGCAGGGTGGTCTTCGCCTTCTGATTGCTGTCGGCGCGCGTGGTGACTTCGGGGACGAGCGCGAGCCCGTCGGGGGTGAAGGTCACGGGCGGCACGGCACCGGAAAGCGGAGACGGCGCGGTGGCTGCGAGTTCTTTCTCGATGCCGGTCTTGACCGGCTCGGCAGGCGCGGGCCGGGCCTGCATCAGTTGCGTGCTGACCACCGTCCTCTGCTGGGCGCGGCGCTTCTCCAGTTGCTTTTGAGCTTGCGCCTTGGCGCGCGCCGCCCGCCAATCCTGGAAGCGATCACGCAGGGCGAAGGCGAAAGCGAAGCGCGTCTCCAGCCACAGGCGGAGCGCCCCGAAGGAGAAGGCGGTCGACAGATAGAGGGCGACAGCGATGGCGCTGGCGCAAACCAGATAGGCGCCGATCAGGTTGAAGAAGTGAATGAGAACATCGGCAGCGACGCGTCCGAGCAGGCCCTCGATGGGGATGGCGTGCAACCAGCGCCAGTGCCAGGGGAGCAGTCCCAGGAAGGCGGCGGCAAAAATGAGCAGCGAGCCTGCGCCGAGGACGCGCGCTGCCGGCGACTCGACCTTGCGCGAGCGAAACCAGCGCCCGCCCAGCAGGCCGAGAAACACCGGCATCAGGAAAGCAGCGATCCCGGCGAATTGCAGCAAGAGGTCGCTGCCGTAGGCTCCGACAATGCCGATCCAATTGCGCGACGGACGCGAAGGCAGCGGCGCGGAGGCGGTGTTGAACGACGGGTCGAGCGGAGAATAGGACGCGATGGCGAGGAAAAGGAGGAGCGCGGAGACAAGCAGGAGGA
This window of the Terriglobia bacterium genome carries:
- a CDS encoding DNA translocase FtsK 4TM domain-containing protein, producing MKVFSQVFTPTSNRRLNELVGFLLLVSALLLFLAIASYSPLDPSFNTASAPLPSRPSRNWIGIVGAYGSDLLLQFAGIAAFLMPVFLGLLGGRWFRSRKVESPAARVLGAGSLLIFAAAFLGLLPWHWRWLHAIPIEGLLGRVAADVLIHFFNLIGAYLVCASAIAVALYLSTAFSFGALRLWLETRFAFAFALRDRFQDWRAARAKAQAQKQLEKRRAQQRTVVSTQLMQARPAPAEPVKTGIEKELAATAPSPLSGAVPPVTFTPDGLALVPEVTTRADSNQKAKTTLPRIAGGFKLPSSALLHRPDEQATIHEDELKTLATVLTAKCSEFEVHGSVTQINPGPVVTTFELKPEAGIKYSRITSLCDDLCLALRAESILIERMAGKSTVGIQVPNRERETIWLRECVESQEFLGNKSKLTISLGKDINGRIVVADLASMPHLLIAGSTGSGKSVAINAMIMSMLYKATPEQVRLILVDPKRLELGVYEGVPHLYTPIITEPKLAANALRNAVREMERRLKLLAEKGVRNIDQFNKLYEGDNTLSLFGEEEREGPLPCIIIIIDELADLMMLDGNNVEESVTRLAQMARAVGIHLVLATQRPSVDVITGLIKANFPARISFRVATKVDSRTILDANGAEALLGRGDMLYLPSGSARVHRLHAPLVTEREIAAVVEFWKSQALAQYQEKFLEAPKDENGRAEAGSAGSLENGEEENDELFEDAVRLVLEFGKASTSLLQRRLRVGYGRAAHLIDLMERDGIVGAADGPKPREVLKRPDWIDEVEQSLR